TGTGGACGGACATCCGGCGCATGTCGCCTTCGCGAACGGCGGCGAGCTGGCCTGGCTCTTCGACGTGGACGGCTTCCTCGTCGAGGTCGGTGCCTGGGATCCGGCCAGCCTGCGGCTGCTCGGCGGTGCCGGCGCGGTGCTGCGTACGGCCCGGCGGATCCGGCCGGTGGCGAGTCCGGACAAACAGTCGTCGTGGCTGCCGCCGCTCTCCTGACCCGTGGGAAAGGCCATGGACTGCGATGCGCTGAACCGGTTACGTTGACGGCGTGATCTCGTTGACGGTGGCGCTGACCTTCCTCGGTGTGGTCCTCCTCGGAGCGATGGCACCCGGTCCGGATTTCGTACTGATGACCCGAAACTCACTGTTCGGCGGCCGGAAGGCCGGCGTCGCGTGCGCGTTCGGGATCGCCTGCGGCGTGTTCGTCTGGGTGGTCTCGATCGCGCTCGGCGTGGCGAGCCTGCTGGCCGCCTCCGCCGTCGCGTTCACCGTCGTGAAGCTGGCGGGTGCCGCATATCTGCTCTATCTCGGCGTACGCGCCTGGTGGAACGTCCGAAAGGGCGGTTATCGCGACCTGGAGAGCGCCGACCTCGGCGACGTGCCGGCCGCCAAGGCCTTCCGGCAGGGACTGCTGTGCAACCTGCTCAACCCGAAGGTGTCGGTGTTCTTCCTGGCGCTGATCCCGCAGTTCCTGCCGGTCGCGGCGCTGCCGACGCAGACGCTGGAGCTGGCGGTGATCGCCACGCTGGTCAGTGCCACCTGGTGGGTGACCTTCGCATTCCTGGTCGGCTCGCTGCGCCGCTTCTTCGGTTCTGGTCGCGTACGTCGCGCGATGGACGCGGTGATGGGGACGCTGCTGGTCGGCCTCGGCATCCGCGTCGCCACGCAGGTCAGCTGATGCGGCGCACCCCACTGCACGACGGCTGGACCGTACGCGCCGCCGAGTCCGAGGTCGTGCCGGCGACGGTGCCCGGCTGCGTACACACCGACCTGCTCGCCGCCGGCCGGATCCCGGATCCGTATCTCGACCAGAACGAGGCCGAGCTGGCCTGGATCGGCCAGACGGACTGGCGATACGAGATGACCTTCGACTGGCAGCCTGACGGCGACGACCGTGTCGACCTGGTCTGCGACGGCCTGGACACCATCGCGACGGTGCAGCTCAACGGCGTCGTCGTCGGCCAGACGTACAACATGCATCGCGGTTATCGCTTCGACGTAGGCGAAAACCTGCGACCAGGCGGCAACCAGCTGGTGGTCACGTTCGCGTCGCCGATCGGATATGCCGTCCAGCAAAGGGAAAAGCTCGGCGCGCGGCCCGGTGCCTACGCGTATCCGTACAACTTCATCCGCAAGATGGCCTGCAACTTCGGCTGGGACTGGGGACCGGCGCTGGTGACCGCCGGCATCTGGCGGCCGATCGCGCTGGAGTCGTGGTCGACGGC
The nucleotide sequence above comes from Fodinicola acaciae. Encoded proteins:
- a CDS encoding LysE family translocator; translation: MISLTVALTFLGVVLLGAMAPGPDFVLMTRNSLFGGRKAGVACAFGIACGVFVWVVSIALGVASLLAASAVAFTVVKLAGAAYLLYLGVRAWWNVRKGGYRDLESADLGDVPAAKAFRQGLLCNLLNPKVSVFFLALIPQFLPVAALPTQTLELAVIATLVSATWWVTFAFLVGSLRRFFGSGRVRRAMDAVMGTLLVGLGIRVATQVS